The following proteins come from a genomic window of Bradysia coprophila strain Holo2 unplaced genomic scaffold, BU_Bcop_v1 contig_138, whole genome shotgun sequence:
- the LOC119074003 gene encoding uncharacterized protein LOC119074003 — protein sequence MKYLRCAHLFMICCVYQIVSVKAKSNSSTNFAISKDNPNEKYKNHNMDGWKPIKPTLEYLKLNQRKNCVSVGFFSVDCKQVTEEKKKTTKYKSIVDAFRHDYHSPYGNYVAEIVPKLPNHYKNPLPKYRPNNRRQFRRFYSDIERSVELPRFIEEYPTNQFGSRSFREYVSKYSKRRQYPMFEPIPGQILYPPSVPQFIPNPLNEIKQLKSRRDDDMAYSRHNMNIKTFQSTIFPFFEHESVTKKHSTNNENVRNKGRFDVTSPVFSMVIEPTTIRVSSTSSGTTSKTNRTPIQYVYAVATRRSNKNQISNDFEKELPRKVVIESPPKRDDALKIDTDNSVISTKLSNRFLEYTTSGYSNYVTIKPSIDRPSDRETTEPLIDESTNEAPKSRIKVIPLLRTVEENFDSKEDFIASSSPYINQNRTYIANKAGFMNIGHRRTKKTTLKPQIYTLSSLLLDTDNQSASHQLPKPGQYVDHLSSTIINDYVGTTQPTEQPAEAVRSSITMKHQPPLPNKSNNQNTTNSRWTQPHELSTINNNDGINDRDQKIKDINLDIVITTDGPATNRNQIYSGINDGDEWNDGNVDGNSRALNGYGRVNVEPNVEWIMVAKSAMERSEFNGRPTDSRSERLTSASYKDNIVPMTMKRMPKVNNSNMVLGTNILVQ from the exons ATGAAATACCTGCGGTGTGCTCATTTGTTCATGATCTGTTGTGTCTATCAAATTGTATCTGTGAAAGCAAAATCGAATAGCTCGACAAATTTTGCGATTAGCAAAGATAATCCGAATGAAAAGTACAAAAACCATAACATGGATGGCTGGAAACCAATTAAGCCGACGTTGGAATACCTGAAAttaaatcaacgaaaaaattgtgtttcggTTGGATTTTTTAGCGTAGACTGTAAGCAAGTGACtgaagagaaaaagaaaacgacaAAGTACAAATCAATCGTGGATGCATTCCGGCATGACTATCACAGTCCGTACGGCAATTATGTGGCTGAAATCGTACCAAAGCTACCGAATCACTATAAAAATCCACTACCAAAATATCGACCGAATAACAGGCGCCAGTTCAGACGATTTTATTCGGATATCGAAAGAAGCGTTGAACTGCCGCGCTTCATCGAAGAATATCCAACGAACCAATTTGGAAGCAGATCATTTCGAGAATATGTGTCGAAATATTCGAAACGGCGGCAATATCCAATGTTCGAACCGATACCCGGTCAGATATTGTATCCACCTTCTGTGCCTCAATTCATACCAAATCCTCTGAACGAAATTAAACAACTGAAATCCCGTAGAGACGATGACATGGCATATAGTCGACACAATATGAATATCAAAACCTTTCAATCGACGATATTTCCGTTTTTTGAGCACGAGTCCGTCACAAAGAAACATTCAACaaataacgaaaatgtgaGGAACAAAGGTAGATTTGATGTAACATCACCGGTCTTTTCTATGGTTATTGAGCCAACAACAATCAGAGTTTCGTCAACAAGCAGCGGCACcacatcaaaaacaaataGGACTCCCATACAGTATGTCTATGCAGTAGCAACACGGCggtcaaataaaaatcaaatttcgaaCGATTTTGAAAAGGAACTTCCCAGAAAAGTCGTTATAGAATCTCCTCCGAAACGAGACGATGCACTGAAGATTGACACCGATAATAGTGTGATATCAACGAAACTAAGCAATCGATTTCTTGAGTATACCACAAGTGGTTACAGCAACTATGTAACTATTAAACCATCCATTGATCGACCATCAGACAGGGAGACTACAGAACCGTTGATAGATGAAAGTACCAACGAAGCACCAAAGAGTCGCATCAAAGTTATTCCACTTCTGCGTACTGTAGAAGAAAACTTCGATTCGAAAGAAGATTTCATTGCGTCGTCGTCACCATACATTAATCAGAACAGGACGTACATCGCCAACAAGGCCGGTTTTATGAATATAGGTCATCGACGTACAAAGAAGACCACATTGAAACCCCAAATTTACACACTGAGCTCATTATTGCTGGACACGGACAATCAAAGTGCATCCCATCAATTACCGAAACCAGGTCAATATGTGGATCATCTATCATCAACAATTATTAATGATTATGTTGGTACAACACAGCCAACTGAGCAACCAGCAGAAGCAGTACGATCGAGCATAACAATGAAACATCAACCACCATTAccaaataaatcaaacaaCCAAAATACAACAAACAGCAGGTGGACGCAACCACATGAATTGTCTACTATTAATAATAATGATGGGATTAATGATCGTGACCAGAAGATCAAAGATATCAATTTGGATATAGTAATTACAACGGATGGTCCAGCAACGAATCGAAACCAGATTTACTCGGGAATTAACGATGGTGATGAATGGAATGATGGGAATGTAGATGGTAACAGTCGAGCGCTCAATGGATATGGGCGGGTTAATGTGGAGCCTAATGTCGAATGGATAATGGTTGCTAAGAG tGCAATGGAACGTTCAGAATTTAATGGAAGACCGACGGATTCGAGAAGTGAACGACTGACGTCAGCTTCATACAAAGACAACATAGTACCTATGACGATGAAACGAATGCCAAAGGTTAACAATTCGAATATGGTTCTCGGTACCAATATATTGGTTCAATAA
- the LOC119074057 gene encoding uncharacterized histidine-rich protein DDB_G0274557 gives MELRIALLSSFLLILLVIGLSDGGYTKKKKIIIHIPVKQTHHKHTHTQIKTIHHHHKPTIIKEEKIIKQEVHKPVHVKEEIEHEHYHHHYKHDHGEGHHIPDYHHEHKHEHSYD, from the exons ATGGAATTAAGAATTGCG TTACTCTCATCGTTCTTGCTGATTCTACTTGTTATCGGACTATCAGACGGAGG TTAcaccaaaaagaaaaaaatcatcattCACATTCCAGTCAAACAGACGCATCATAAGCACACCCACACCCAAATCAAAAccattcatcatcatcacaaaCCCACAATTATCAAGGAGGAGAAAATCATCAAACAAGAAGTCCATAAACCCGTTCATGTCAAAGAGGAAATCGAACACGAACATTACCATCATCACTACAAGCATGATCATGGTGAGGGACATCATATCCCTGACTATCATCATGAGCATAAGCATGAGCATTCGTACGATTGA
- the LOC119074029 gene encoding uncharacterized protein LOC119074029, with protein sequence MFAKLLFLMSCCMFIEIGYCGNSNEHVHIKLHVPEIIKRHTHVRTVYKHLHKPKPHKSKKSHAKLKHSHFDVAESRPIWIPKPVHYKPKAKEETVPINEWQHKLAMQSLKKPKHSKQSPYALIEMMAETGDDGYKAKLYKQYQLQEQLRNQQMMPDYMVMDGSLSFGAEEDDNDDVYASSPSVEHFHQPHLMKITEADIRPKVKPAPQWDHDSKSQEIAYYKKPHEWPKVEPSSVAYQYTTLAPLHLTDDEFVPSALLQQTKHSSLDEYPNLFQSNKPKPMDLQYTYTKYKNRQSMKNAMSNLNTRVN encoded by the exons atgtttgcaaaattgttgtttttgatGAGCTGTTGCATGTTCATCGAAATTGGTTATTGTGGTAACTCAAACGAACA TGTTCATATAAAGCTACACGTCCCAGAGATAATAAAACGACACACTCACGTTCGCACCGTATACAAGCATCTTCATAAGCCCAAACCGCACAAATCAAAGAAATCGCACGCCAAATTGAAACATTCACATTTTGATGTCGCCGAGTCCAGACCCATTTGGATACCGAAACCTGTGCACTACAAACCCAAAGCGAAGGAAGAAACGGTACCAATCAACGAATGGCAACATAAACTAGCGATGCAGTCGCTTAAGAAACCTAAGCATTCGAAACAGAGTCCGTATGCGTTGATAGAGATGATGGCTGAAACGGGCGATGATGGTTATAAGGCTAAATTGTACAAACAGTATCAGCTGCAAGAACAACTGAGAAACCAACAAATGATGCCCGATTACATGGTGATGGATGGTAGTTTGAGTTTCGGTGCCGAGGAAGATGATAACGATGACGTTTATGCATCTTCCCCGTCCGTGGAGCATTTTCACCAACCGCATCTAATGAAAATTACAGAGGCAGATATTCGGCCGAAAGTTAAACCTGCGCCTCAGTGGGATCATGACAGTAAATCGCAGGAAATTGCATACTATAAGAAACCACACGAATGGCCGAAGGTTGAGCCATCGTCCGTGGCCTATCAGTACACGACTTTGGCACCGTTGCATTTAACAGACGATGAATTCGTTCCTAGTGCATTGCTACAGCAAACAAAGCACTCGAGTTTGGATGAGTATCCGAATTTGTTTCAATCGAATAAACCGAAACCAATGGAtttgcagtacacgtacaCCAAATATAAAAACCGTCAAAGTATGAAAAATGCTATGTCCAATTTGAATACTCGAGTTaattag